One segment of Tenrec ecaudatus isolate mTenEca1 chromosome 1, mTenEca1.hap1, whole genome shotgun sequence DNA contains the following:
- the TACSTD2 gene encoding tumor-associated calcium signal transducer 2 encodes MARGPVLALPLLLLLAAVTGRAAARDDCSCPTNKMTTCSWDSQGGRCRCKAIGSNHEVNCSTLTSKCLLLKARTVRSKSGRGLVRPSEHAIVDNDGLYDPDCDLDGRFKARQCNQTSVCWCVNSVGVRRTDKGDETLHCEELVRTHHILIELRHRPPARAFNHSDLDAELRRLFRERYLLRPRFVAAVHYEDPTIQIELRQNASQKAPGDVDIADAAYYFERDVKGESVFSNPGGFDVRVRGEPLQVDRTLIYYLDEKPPQFSMKRLTAGLIAVIAVVAVALVAGLVILVISNRRKSGKYKKVEIKEMGELNKEPNL; translated from the coding sequence ATGGCCCGGGGCCCGGTGCTCGCcttgccgctgctgctgctgctggcggcGGTGaccggccgggcggccgcgcgggaCGACTGCTCTTGCCCCACCAACAAGATGACCACGTGCAGCTGGGACAGCCAGGGCGGCCGCTGCCGGTGCAAGGCGATCGGCTCCAACCACGAGGTCAACTGCTCCACGCTgacctccaagtgcctgctcctcAAGGCGCGCACGGTGCGCTCCAAGAGCGGCcgcgggctggtgcgccccagcgagCACGCGATCGTGGACAACGACGGCCTGTACGACCCCGACTGCGACCTGGACGGCCGCTTCAAGGCGCGCCAGTGCAACCAGACGTCGGTGTGCTGGTGCGTGAACTCGGTGGGCGTGCGCCGCACCGACAAGGGCGACGAGACCCTGCACTGCGAGGAGCTGGTGCGCACCCACCACATCCTCATCGAACTGCGCCACCGGCCGCCCGCCCGCGCCTTCAACCACAGCGACCTGGACGCCGAGCTGCGGCGGCTCTTCCGCGAGCGCTACCTGCTGCGCCCGCGCTTCGTGGCGGCCGTGCACTACGAAGATCCCACCATCCAGATCGAGCTGCGGCAGAACGCGTCGCAGAAGGCCCCCGGCGACGTGGACATCGCCGACGCCGCCTACTACTTCGAGAGGGACGTCAAAGGCGAGTCGGTGTTCTCCAACCCCGGCGGCTTCGACGTGCGCGTGCGCGGCGAGCCCCTGCAGGTGGACCGGACGCTCATCTACTACCTGGACGAGAAGCCCCCGCAGTTCTCCATGAAGCGCCTCACTGCCGGCCTCATTGCCGTCATCGCGGTGGTCGCGGTGGCCCTTGTCGCTGGCCTGGTCATCTTGGTAATCAGCAACCGGAGGAAGTCGGGAAAGTACAAGAAGGTGGAGATCAAGGAGATGGGGGAGTTGAATAAGGAACCGAACTTGTAG